A stretch of Alkalicella caledoniensis DNA encodes these proteins:
- a CDS encoding helix-turn-helix domain-containing protein: MAIKEYLSGKGSLHDICFQYGIRSTGILHTWVMKYNSYEKLKSSGTGGVSIMTKGRKTHFDERVEIVKYCIENKCNYVETAQKFNVSYQQVNSWTNKYLKKGIEALQDKRGKRKSEDDMSEMDKLKAQNKLLEAEIRQKQMEIDFLKKLKEIERGRF, translated from the coding sequence TTTCTGGTAAGGGTTCTTTGCATGATATATGTTTTCAATATGGAATACGCTCTACAGGGATACTTCATACATGGGTTATGAAGTATAATAGTTATGAGAAATTAAAATCTTCTGGTACTGGAGGAGTATCTATCATGACTAAAGGAAGAAAGACCCATTTTGATGAAAGAGTAGAAATAGTAAAGTACTGTATTGAGAATAAATGCAACTATGTTGAAACAGCACAGAAGTTTAATGTATCTTACCAGCAGGTTAATTCATGGACTAATAAATACCTAAAAAAAGGTATAGAAGCCCTTCAAGACAAGCGAGGCAAAAGAAAGTCAGAAGATGACATGTCTGAAATGGACAAACTTAAAGCCCAAAACAAACTACTTGAAGCTGAAATTCGCCAGAAGCAAATGGAGATAGATTTTTTAAAAAAGTTGAAAGAAATAGAAAGGGGGCGGTTTTAA
- a CDS encoding IS3 family transposase: protein MYLTIQELKKTKGYSITKLCVFAKVQRSSYYKWLNREASTNEQFNKTLIPLIRDAYEEKGGILGYRQMTIKLNREQDFHVNHKRIYRLMNILNLKSVCRRKRKRYIKSTPEITAKNILNRDFSANRFGEKWLTDVTEMKYGKSGKAYLSAILDLGDKSIVSFVLGNSNNNVLVFRTFDIAHEQHPDAKPIFHSDRGFQYTSKVFKNKLDNAGMTQSMSRISRCIDNGPMEAFFGTLKSEMYYLNKFSSYQELESAVIEYIEYYNNHRYQKRLECMTPMEYRQHLLSKVA, encoded by the coding sequence ATCTATCTTACGATACAGGAACTTAAAAAGACTAAAGGTTATTCAATCACAAAACTCTGTGTTTTTGCGAAGGTTCAACGTTCCTCATATTACAAATGGTTAAACAGAGAAGCAAGTACTAATGAACAATTTAACAAAACTTTAATACCATTAATCAGAGATGCATATGAAGAGAAAGGCGGTATACTTGGATATCGCCAGATGACAATCAAGTTAAATAGAGAGCAAGATTTCCATGTAAATCATAAGAGAATATATAGGCTGATGAATATACTAAACCTAAAATCTGTATGTCGTAGAAAGAGAAAGAGGTACATCAAATCCACACCAGAAATTACAGCAAAAAACATACTAAATAGGGACTTTTCTGCAAATAGGTTTGGGGAGAAGTGGCTTACTGATGTGACAGAGATGAAGTATGGAAAAAGTGGAAAAGCTTATTTAAGTGCCATACTTGATCTGGGGGATAAGAGCATAGTGTCCTTTGTCTTAGGTAATTCAAACAACAATGTACTGGTATTTAGAACCTTTGACATTGCCCATGAACAGCACCCTGATGCAAAGCCAATTTTCCATAGTGACAGGGGATTTCAGTACACATCAAAAGTGTTCAAAAACAAGCTAGATAATGCGGGTATGACACAGAGTATGTCTAGAATCTCCCGTTGTATAGATAACGGCCCTATGGAGGCATTTTTTGGTACCCTTAAGTCAGAAATGTACTATCTCAACAAATTCAGCTCATATCAGGAATTGGAATCTGCTGTCATTGAATACATAGAGTATTACAATAATCATCGTTATCAGAAGAGGCTTGAATGTATGACTCCAATGGAGTATAGGCAACACCTTTTAAGTAAGGTAGCATAA